Proteins encoded by one window of Rouxiella chamberiensis:
- the potF gene encoding spermidine/putrescine ABC transporter substrate-binding protein PotF, translating to MFTLRKKWLSGVIAGVAMAASVAASAEDKTLHIYNWSDYIAPDTIANFQKETGIKVVYDVFDSNEVLEGKLMAGSTGFDLVVPSASFLERQVAAGVFKPLDKSKLPNYKNLDPELLKMVGKHDPDNKYAIPYLWATTGIGYNVDKVKAALGKDAPVDSWDLVLKPENLEKLKSCGVSFLDAPAEIYATVLNYLHLDPNSTKASDYSTTATDLLLKLRPSIRYFHSSQYINDLANGDICVAVGWAGDVIQASNRAKEAKNGVNIAYSIPKEGALAFFDVFAMPADAKNTDEAYQFLNYLMKPEVMAGISNAVYYASGNAAATPLVKPEIRNNPGIYPSAEVRAKLFTLKVQDPKIDRVITRSWTKVKSGK from the coding sequence ATGTTTACCCTGCGTAAAAAATGGTTGTCCGGCGTGATTGCCGGTGTGGCGATGGCTGCTTCAGTCGCTGCGTCTGCGGAAGACAAAACGCTGCACATCTATAACTGGTCCGATTATATCGCGCCTGACACTATCGCCAATTTCCAGAAAGAAACCGGCATTAAAGTGGTGTACGACGTTTTTGACTCCAACGAGGTGCTCGAAGGCAAACTGATGGCGGGCAGCACCGGATTTGATCTGGTGGTGCCTTCTGCAAGCTTCCTGGAACGTCAGGTGGCGGCGGGCGTATTCAAACCGCTCGACAAGAGCAAACTGCCCAACTACAAGAACCTGGATCCCGAACTGCTGAAAATGGTGGGCAAGCACGATCCGGACAACAAATATGCCATCCCTTATCTGTGGGCGACGACCGGTATCGGTTACAACGTCGACAAGGTCAAGGCGGCATTAGGCAAGGATGCGCCGGTCGACAGCTGGGATCTGGTGTTGAAACCTGAAAACCTCGAGAAGCTGAAAAGCTGCGGCGTGTCCTTCCTCGATGCTCCGGCTGAAATCTATGCCACCGTGCTGAACTATCTGCATCTTGACCCTAACAGCACCAAGGCCAGCGACTACAGCACCACGGCAACCGATCTGCTGCTGAAACTGCGTCCGAGCATTCGTTATTTCCACTCTTCCCAGTACATCAACGATCTGGCAAATGGGGATATCTGTGTGGCCGTGGGTTGGGCGGGCGACGTGATTCAGGCGTCAAACCGTGCCAAAGAAGCCAAAAATGGCGTCAATATTGCCTACAGCATTCCGAAAGAGGGCGCACTGGCGTTCTTTGATGTCTTCGCCATGCCGGCCGATGCCAAAAACACCGACGAAGCCTATCAGTTCCTGAATTACCTGATGAAGCCGGAAGTGATGGCAGGTATCAGCAACGCGGTGTATTACGCGAGTGGCAATGCGGCCGCAACGCCGCTGGTGAAACCGGAAATCCGCAACAATCCGGGCATCTATCCATCGGCCGAGGTGCGCGCCAAACTCTTCACCCTGAAAGTTCAGGATCCGAAGATTGACCGCGTGATCACCCGTTCGTGGACCAAAGTGAAAAGCGGCAAGTAA
- the potG gene encoding putrescine ABC transporter ATP-binding subunit PotG: MNDATPRPQSQNKGEKALKALSPLLEIRNLSKNYDGQPAVDDVNLTIYKGEIFALLGASGCGKSTLLRMLAGFESPTRGQIVLDGQDLSQVPPYQRPINMMFQSYALFPHMTVEQNIAFGLKQDKMPSADIKARVAEMLTLVHMQEFAKRKPHQLSGGQRQRVALARSLAKRPKLLLLDEPMGALDKKLRDRMQLEVVDILERVGATCVMVTHDQEEAMTMAGRIAIMNRGKFVQIGEPEEIYEHPNSRYSAEFIGSVNVFEGLLEARQEEALIIRSPGLVHPLKVSSDASVIDGVPAFVALRPEKIMLCEDVPADGCNFAVGEVVNIAYLGDLSIYHVRLHSGQMITAQLQNGHRFRKGMPTWGDEVRLCWEADSCVVLTV; the protein is encoded by the coding sequence GTGAATGATGCAACGCCACGCCCTCAGTCGCAAAATAAAGGGGAGAAAGCGCTGAAAGCTTTATCCCCTCTGCTGGAAATTCGTAATCTGTCGAAAAACTATGACGGCCAACCTGCCGTCGACGATGTGAACCTGACCATCTACAAAGGTGAAATTTTCGCCTTGCTGGGCGCATCAGGCTGCGGCAAGTCTACACTGCTGCGCATGCTGGCCGGATTCGAATCGCCAACTCGCGGTCAAATCGTGCTTGACGGGCAGGACCTTTCGCAGGTACCGCCTTATCAGCGTCCGATCAACATGATGTTTCAGTCCTACGCCTTGTTCCCGCACATGACCGTCGAGCAGAATATTGCCTTTGGCCTGAAGCAGGACAAGATGCCGTCGGCGGATATCAAGGCGCGAGTGGCCGAGATGTTAACGCTTGTGCATATGCAGGAGTTCGCCAAGCGCAAGCCGCACCAGCTTTCCGGCGGTCAGCGTCAGCGCGTGGCTCTGGCACGCAGTCTGGCCAAACGCCCGAAACTGCTGTTGCTCGATGAACCTATGGGCGCGCTGGACAAAAAACTTCGCGATCGTATGCAGCTTGAAGTTGTGGATATCCTTGAGCGGGTGGGCGCAACCTGCGTCATGGTCACACACGACCAGGAAGAGGCCATGACGATGGCAGGGCGCATTGCCATCATGAACCGTGGAAAATTCGTGCAGATAGGTGAACCGGAAGAGATCTACGAGCATCCGAACAGTCGCTACAGCGCAGAATTCATTGGTTCGGTGAATGTGTTTGAAGGCCTGCTGGAAGCCCGTCAGGAAGAGGCGCTGATTATTCGCAGTCCGGGGCTGGTGCATCCGCTCAAGGTGTCCTCCGACGCTTCCGTGATTGACGGCGTGCCAGCATTTGTTGCGCTGCGTCCTGAAAAAATCATGCTCTGCGAAGACGTGCCCGCCGATGGCTGTAATTTTGCGGTTGGTGAAGTGGTCAATATTGCCTATCTGGGCGACCTGTCCATCTATCACGTCAGACTGCACAGTGGCCAGATGATCACCGCACAGCTGCAAAACGGCCACCGCTTCCGTAAAGGAATGCCGACCTGGGGTGACGAAGTCCGCCTGTGTTGGGAAGCGGACAGCTGCGTTGTGTTAACCGTTTAG
- the potH gene encoding putrescine ABC transporter permease PotH, whose translation MTNVSPVPEAQPPGRARSGFNRLRQAHGRKLVILLPLVWFILLFVMPFLIVLKISFAEMARAIPPYTDLMSWADGVLDIAMNFGNYIQLTDDPLYIESYLQSLEVAAISTLLCLVIGYPLAWAVAHSPPATRNILLLLVILPSWTSFLIRVYAWMAILKDNGVLNNFLMWLGIIDQPLVILHTNLAVYIGIVYSYLPFMVLPIYTALTRLDYSLVEASLDLGAKPFKTFIKVIVPLTKGGIIAGSMLVFIPAVGEYVIPELLGGPDSIMIGRILWQEFFNNRDWPVASAVAVVMLLLLILPIIWFHKYQNRELGDKQ comes from the coding sequence ATGACTAATGTTTCTCCAGTTCCCGAGGCGCAACCTCCGGGCAGGGCCCGTTCGGGGTTCAACCGTTTGCGGCAGGCACACGGCAGAAAGCTGGTAATTCTGCTGCCGCTGGTATGGTTTATTCTGCTGTTTGTCATGCCGTTTTTAATCGTGCTCAAAATCAGCTTCGCCGAGATGGCGCGTGCCATTCCGCCTTATACGGATCTGATGAGTTGGGCGGATGGCGTACTCGATATTGCAATGAATTTTGGCAATTACATTCAGCTGACCGATGACCCGCTGTATATCGAGTCGTATCTCCAGTCGCTGGAAGTGGCCGCCATCTCCACACTGCTGTGTCTGGTCATCGGATATCCTCTGGCCTGGGCGGTAGCGCACAGTCCGCCGGCAACGCGTAACATTCTGTTGCTGCTGGTGATTCTGCCGTCCTGGACCTCGTTTCTCATCCGCGTCTATGCCTGGATGGCGATTCTCAAAGACAACGGCGTGCTGAATAATTTCCTGATGTGGCTCGGGATTATCGATCAACCGCTGGTTATCTTACACACCAATCTGGCGGTCTATATCGGCATCGTCTATTCGTATCTGCCGTTTATGGTGCTGCCGATTTATACGGCGCTGACCCGACTGGATTACTCGCTGGTCGAGGCCTCGCTGGATTTAGGTGCCAAGCCCTTTAAAACCTTTATCAAGGTGATAGTGCCGCTGACCAAGGGCGGAATCATCGCCGGTTCGATGCTGGTGTTTATTCCGGCAGTGGGCGAATACGTGATACCGGAACTGCTCGGCGGGCCGGACAGCATCATGATTGGCCGTATTTTGTGGCAGGAATTCTTTAACAATCGCGACTGGCCGGTGGCGTCTGCGGTTGCGGTGGTGATGCTGTTGCTGCTTATCCTGCCTATTATCTGGTTCCATAAGTATCAGAATCGTGAGTTGGGAGATAAACAATGA
- a CDS encoding YbjO family protein yields the protein MKLAFIPVPVMVGASAIVATRLLEFVLLFDAYGYVGIKELLSVSSESWFNSFIMLAGLLILLIECQCAYAMMRGRRWSRQVFFACQLLSVIYLFCASEEWIGPMLFRLDSESTPQLLAELLQRRLPDLLVLLLLYLPPSSRRFFNRDK from the coding sequence ATGAAACTGGCATTTATCCCGGTTCCTGTCATGGTCGGCGCGTCGGCGATTGTCGCCACGCGCCTGCTTGAATTTGTTTTACTGTTTGATGCCTACGGCTATGTCGGCATCAAGGAACTGCTGAGTGTCAGCAGTGAATCCTGGTTCAACAGCTTTATCATGCTGGCGGGACTGCTCATCCTGCTTATTGAGTGCCAGTGCGCATACGCCATGATGCGCGGCCGCCGGTGGAGTCGGCAGGTATTTTTCGCCTGCCAGCTTCTTTCCGTCATCTATCTTTTCTGCGCCTCGGAAGAGTGGATAGGTCCGATGCTGTTCCGCCTTGACAGCGAAAGCACGCCCCAATTGCTGGCTGAACTGCTCCAGAGAAGGCTGCCGGATCTACTGGTGCTGCTTTTGCTTTATCTGCCGCCCAGCAGCCGACGTTTTTTCAATCGCGATAAATGA
- a CDS encoding GhoT/OrtT family toxin: MHLWWEVIKTIYWGGLGIAALFTLLVSRDTIKIRLLTSGIIGLTWPMSLPVVVMFSLF; the protein is encoded by the coding sequence GTGCATTTGTGGTGGGAAGTGATTAAAACGATTTACTGGGGTGGTTTGGGTATTGCTGCGCTGTTCACGCTGCTTGTAAGCCGCGATACCATTAAAATCCGTTTGCTGACCTCAGGGATTATCGGACTCACCTGGCCAATGAGTTTGCCGGTCGTGGTGATGTTTTCACTGTTCTAG
- the fliZ gene encoding flagella biosynthesis regulatory protein FliZ, with the protein MPAGNKTRPLSRYLKDYKHTQTNCSQCGKDLDRMALVFRGQVINKDAIAKMDEPIDEALWEDLHKELTALCRFCSEISFNSSSMYFDIVAFKQYLFKQTEMNHSTVREYVVRLRRLDEILSSSNYPRERTEGESIHQRIMEDVPLAASDNYRIALRKYDQYLAWQRETPANNLHFEQA; encoded by the coding sequence ATGCCAGCGGGAAATAAAACCAGGCCTTTGAGCCGTTATCTCAAAGATTACAAGCATACCCAAACCAACTGTTCCCAGTGCGGTAAAGACTTGGACAGAATGGCATTGGTTTTTCGCGGTCAGGTCATCAATAAAGACGCCATTGCCAAAATGGACGAACCTATCGATGAAGCGCTTTGGGAGGACTTGCATAAAGAACTCACCGCGCTCTGCCGTTTCTGTAGTGAAATCTCTTTTAACAGCAGTTCGATGTATTTCGACATTGTGGCTTTCAAACAATATCTGTTTAAACAGACAGAAATGAACCACAGCACAGTGCGCGAATATGTGGTGCGCTTGCGCAGGCTGGACGAGATCCTGTCGTCGAGCAACTATCCCCGGGAGAGAACTGAAGGGGAAAGTATTCATCAGCGCATCATGGAAGACGTGCCGTTGGCCGCATCGGATAACTACCGGATTGCCTTGCGAAAATATGACCAATATCTCGCCTGGCAAAGAGAAACACCTGCAAACAATTTACATTTCGAGCAGGCTTGA
- a CDS encoding D-cysteine desulfhydrase, producing the protein MLKHRLENFSRVDLVGNSTPLERLNRLSDYVGRDIYIKRDDVTPLALGGNKLRKLEFLAAAAIEEGADTLITAGAIQSNHVRQTAAVAAKLGLKCLALLENPIGTDAENYLNNGNRLLLDLFNTEVVMCEALHDPMAQMAEQATLLEAQGFRPYIVPVGGSNGLGALGYVQCAIEIAEQSSAGFVDFSAVVVASGSAGTHAGLAVALRELMPSTQLIGVTVSRKADEQRPKVQAIATELMQLLELAGDIPEITLWDDYFAPRYGEPSKEGLAAIKLLAEQEAMLLDPVYTGKTMAGLLDGLERQLIPGDGPILFVHTGGSPALFAYL; encoded by the coding sequence ATTCTCAAGCATCGTCTGGAAAATTTTTCCCGGGTGGATCTTGTCGGTAACAGCACGCCACTCGAACGATTGAACCGCCTTTCCGATTACGTAGGCCGTGATATCTATATCAAACGTGACGATGTCACGCCGTTGGCATTAGGCGGTAACAAGCTGAGAAAGCTGGAGTTTCTGGCAGCGGCGGCCATCGAAGAGGGCGCAGACACTTTAATCACCGCCGGAGCAATCCAGTCCAATCATGTGCGCCAGACGGCGGCCGTTGCGGCAAAGTTGGGCCTGAAATGTCTGGCGCTGCTGGAAAACCCGATTGGCACCGATGCGGAAAATTATCTGAACAACGGCAACCGCCTGTTGTTAGATTTGTTTAACACCGAGGTCGTGATGTGCGAGGCGCTGCACGACCCGATGGCGCAGATGGCCGAGCAGGCAACGCTTCTGGAAGCGCAGGGATTTCGTCCGTATATCGTGCCCGTGGGCGGCTCCAACGGTCTTGGCGCATTGGGCTATGTGCAGTGCGCCATCGAAATTGCCGAGCAAAGTTCGGCCGGTTTTGTGGACTTCAGCGCCGTCGTCGTGGCCTCGGGGAGCGCAGGCACCCACGCCGGGCTTGCCGTTGCACTGCGCGAGTTGATGCCGTCAACTCAACTGATTGGTGTGACAGTGTCACGCAAAGCCGACGAACAGCGTCCGAAAGTGCAGGCCATTGCCACCGAACTGATGCAACTGCTCGAGTTGGCAGGCGACATTCCTGAAATTACGCTCTGGGATGACTACTTTGCTCCACGTTACGGCGAGCCTAGCAAAGAAGGTCTGGCGGCCATCAAATTGCTGGCCGAGCAGGAAGCCATGCTGCTTGATCCCGTTTATACCGGTAAGACGATGGCAGGCCTGCTCGACGGTCTGGAACGTCAGCTGATTCCGGGCGATGGCCCGATTCTCTTTGTGCATACCGGCGGATCACCGGCGCTGTTTGCCTATTTGTAA
- the tcyJ gene encoding cystine ABC transporter substrate-binding protein, with amino-acid sequence MAFSQLRRRLLLGAVAMSLSAGMVSHAFAASEDVLSKIKQRGTLIVGLEGTYPPFSFQGDDGKLTGFEVEFADALAQHMGVKAKLSPTKWDGMLAALDSKRIDVAINQVTISDERKKKYDFSTPYTVSGIQVLTKKGNEGQFASPDDLKGKKVGVGLGSNYEQWLRQNEPGVDIRTYDDDPTKYQDLRVGRINAILVDRLAALDLVKKTGDTLAVAGKPFARQEAGVALRKNNPELLAAINQAIAEMQKDGTLAKISDKWFGADVTK; translated from the coding sequence ATGGCTTTTTCACAATTGCGTCGTCGTTTACTTCTGGGTGCCGTGGCGATGAGTCTGTCCGCCGGCATGGTCAGTCACGCCTTTGCGGCATCGGAAGATGTGCTGAGTAAAATCAAGCAGCGCGGCACCTTGATAGTGGGTCTGGAAGGGACTTATCCGCCTTTCAGTTTTCAGGGCGATGACGGCAAACTGACCGGTTTCGAAGTGGAATTCGCCGATGCGCTGGCGCAGCACATGGGCGTCAAGGCCAAGCTTTCGCCTACCAAATGGGACGGTATGCTGGCCGCACTGGATTCCAAACGTATCGATGTGGCTATCAATCAGGTCACCATCTCCGACGAGCGCAAGAAAAAGTACGATTTCTCGACGCCTTATACCGTTTCCGGAATTCAGGTCCTGACCAAAAAAGGCAATGAAGGGCAGTTCGCTTCACCGGACGATCTCAAGGGCAAAAAAGTCGGTGTGGGTCTGGGCAGCAACTATGAGCAATGGCTGCGTCAGAACGAGCCGGGCGTTGACATCCGTACCTATGATGATGACCCGACCAAATATCAGGATCTGCGAGTAGGCCGTATCAATGCGATTCTGGTTGACCGACTGGCCGCGCTGGATCTGGTCAAGAAAACCGGCGATACGCTGGCGGTAGCGGGTAAACCGTTTGCGCGTCAGGAAGCGGGCGTTGCCCTGCGTAAAAACAACCCCGAGCTGCTGGCTGCCATTAATCAGGCCATTGCAGAGATGCAAAAAGACGGAACACTGGCGAAAATTTCCGACAAGTGGTTCGGCGCAGACGTCACCAAGTAA
- the tcyL gene encoding cystine ABC transporter permease has protein sequence MQESLQLVLDSAPFLLKGTLFTLQLSLGGMVFGLLLGFLLALMRLSHFWPLSWLSRCYVSIFRGTPLIAQLFMIYYGLPQFGIELDPIPSAMIGLSLNTAAYTSETLRAAISSIDKGQWEAAASIGMNSWQTLRRVVLPQAARTALPPLGNSFIGLVKDTSLAATIQVPELFRQAQLVTSRTLEVFTMYLAASVIYWVLATVLSYLQNRLEDRVNRQDQEPS, from the coding sequence ATGCAAGAGAGTCTCCAACTGGTGCTGGATTCAGCACCATTTTTATTGAAAGGCACCCTGTTTACCCTCCAGCTGAGTCTGGGGGGCATGGTGTTTGGTTTGCTGCTGGGGTTCCTGCTGGCGTTGATGCGCCTGTCGCACTTCTGGCCGCTGTCCTGGCTGTCGCGCTGCTATGTATCGATTTTTCGCGGCACGCCGCTTATCGCCCAGCTGTTCATGATTTACTACGGCCTGCCGCAGTTCGGTATCGAGCTTGACCCTATACCTTCGGCAATGATTGGCTTGTCACTCAATACGGCCGCCTATACTTCCGAAACGCTGCGTGCCGCGATTTCGTCTATCGACAAAGGACAGTGGGAAGCCGCCGCCAGCATCGGCATGAACTCCTGGCAGACCCTGCGCCGCGTGGTATTGCCGCAGGCCGCCCGTACCGCCTTGCCGCCGCTCGGCAACAGTTTTATCGGCCTCGTGAAAGACACTTCGCTTGCCGCGACCATTCAGGTTCCTGAACTGTTTCGTCAGGCGCAGCTTGTCACCTCGCGCACGCTGGAAGTCTTTACCATGTACCTTGCCGCCTCCGTGATTTACTGGGTGCTGGCAACCGTGTTGTCGTATCTGCAAAATCGTCTGGAAGATCGTGTAAACCGTCAGGATCAGGAGCCATCATGA
- the tcyN gene encoding L-cystine ABC transporter ATP-binding protein TcyN gives MSTIDVKKLVKKFHGQTVLHGIDLQVNAGEVVAIIGPSGSGKTTLLRSINLLEVPESGTIKVGEIEIDAGIPIGKQKEKVRQLRQQVGFVFQNFNLFPHRSVLENIIEGPTIVKGEPRAKAEANARQLLAKVGLSGKESAYPRRLSGGQQQRVAIARALAMNPEVILFDEPTSALDPELVGEVLNTIKALAQEHRTMVIVTHEMGFARDVADRAIFMDQGKIVEQGPAKALFSAPQHERTKQFLEKFLQK, from the coding sequence ATGAGTACCATCGACGTGAAAAAACTGGTCAAGAAATTTCATGGTCAGACGGTGTTGCACGGCATCGACCTTCAGGTCAATGCCGGTGAAGTGGTGGCGATTATCGGGCCGAGCGGATCCGGGAAAACCACCTTGCTGCGCAGTATCAATCTGCTCGAAGTGCCTGAATCCGGCACCATCAAAGTCGGAGAGATTGAAATCGATGCCGGTATTCCTATCGGCAAGCAGAAAGAAAAGGTTCGCCAACTGCGTCAGCAGGTCGGGTTTGTGTTTCAGAACTTCAATCTGTTTCCGCATCGTTCGGTGCTCGAAAACATTATCGAAGGCCCGACGATAGTCAAAGGTGAACCTCGCGCCAAGGCCGAGGCCAACGCCCGTCAGTTGCTTGCCAAGGTCGGACTTTCCGGAAAGGAGAGCGCGTATCCGCGTCGTCTGTCCGGCGGTCAGCAGCAGCGCGTGGCGATTGCGCGCGCACTCGCCATGAACCCCGAGGTCATTTTGTTTGACGAGCCGACCTCTGCGCTCGACCCCGAGCTGGTCGGCGAAGTGTTGAACACCATCAAGGCGCTGGCGCAGGAGCATCGCACCATGGTTATCGTCACTCACGAGATGGGGTTTGCCCGCGATGTGGCGGACAGAGCCATATTCATGGATCAGGGAAAAATCGTCGAGCAGGGTCCCGCCAAGGCGCTGTTCTCCGCCCCGCAACACGAACGCACAAAACAGTTCCTGGAAAAATTCCTGCAAAAGTAG
- the putP gene encoding sodium/proline symporter PutP has product MTMNTPMLVTFCVYIFGMILIGLIAYLRTKNFDDYILGGRSLGSLVTALSAGASDMSGWLLMGLPGAIFVSGISESWIAIGLTIGAYLNWKLVAGRLRVHTEANNNALTLPDYFTHRFEDSSKLLRIISAVVILIFFTIYCASGVVAGARLFESTFGMSYETALWAGAAATIIYTFIGGFLAISWTDTVQASLMIFALILTPVIVILAVGGIDSSMLVINTKNPEYTDMFKNMNLVAILSLLGWGLGYFGQPHILARFMAADSHHTIRNARRISMTWMILCLAGTIAVGFFGIAYFANNPGEAGNVSQNGERVFIELAKILFNPWIAGVLLSAILAAVMSTLSCQLLVCSSAITEDLYKAFLRKGASQKELVWIGRLMVLLVAVVAIALAANPDNKVLGLVSYAWAGFGAAFGPVILISVMWSRMTRNGALAGMIVGAATVLLWKNYGWTELYEIIPGFIFASLAIVIVSLMGRKPSASIDKRFSDAEAVYRSV; this is encoded by the coding sequence ATGACAATGAACACACCGATGCTGGTGACATTTTGTGTCTATATTTTTGGCATGATACTCATCGGGCTTATCGCTTATTTACGGACGAAAAATTTTGATGACTATATCCTTGGGGGACGCAGTTTAGGCAGTCTGGTCACCGCGCTGTCGGCAGGGGCTTCAGACATGAGTGGCTGGTTGCTGATGGGGCTGCCCGGCGCGATTTTTGTCTCCGGAATTTCCGAAAGCTGGATAGCCATCGGCCTGACCATCGGCGCGTATCTGAACTGGAAACTGGTGGCAGGGCGTTTACGCGTGCACACCGAAGCCAACAACAATGCGCTGACGCTGCCGGACTACTTCACGCACCGCTTCGAGGATTCCAGCAAACTGCTGCGTATCATTTCGGCCGTGGTTATCCTTATCTTTTTTACCATCTATTGCGCTTCCGGCGTGGTGGCGGGTGCGCGTCTGTTTGAAAGCACCTTTGGCATGAGCTATGAAACGGCGCTATGGGCCGGGGCGGCTGCGACTATCATCTACACCTTTATCGGCGGATTCCTGGCGATTAGCTGGACCGATACCGTGCAGGCGTCACTGATGATCTTTGCCCTGATCCTGACCCCGGTTATCGTGATTCTGGCAGTAGGCGGCATCGACTCTTCCATGCTGGTTATCAATACCAAAAACCCTGAATACACGGACATGTTCAAGAACATGAATCTGGTCGCCATCCTTTCGCTGCTGGGCTGGGGTCTGGGTTACTTTGGTCAGCCGCACATTCTGGCGCGTTTCATGGCTGCCGATTCCCATCACACCATCCGCAATGCACGCCGTATTTCCATGACCTGGATGATTTTGTGTCTGGCCGGAACCATTGCCGTCGGTTTCTTCGGCATCGCCTATTTCGCCAATAATCCGGGTGAAGCAGGGAACGTGTCGCAAAACGGCGAACGCGTGTTTATCGAACTGGCGAAAATCCTGTTTAACCCGTGGATTGCCGGTGTGCTGCTTTCAGCTATTCTGGCCGCCGTAATGAGCACGCTGAGCTGTCAACTGCTGGTGTGTTCGAGTGCCATTACCGAAGATCTGTATAAGGCCTTCCTGCGTAAGGGCGCGAGCCAGAAGGAGCTGGTGTGGATCGGTCGTCTGATGGTGCTGCTGGTGGCCGTTGTCGCCATTGCGCTGGCGGCAAATCCCGATAACAAGGTGCTGGGTCTGGTGAGCTATGCCTGGGCAGGATTCGGCGCAGCCTTTGGTCCGGTAATTCTTATCTCCGTGATGTGGTCGCGCATGACCCGCAACGGCGCACTGGCCGGTATGATAGTCGGTGCCGCAACGGTGCTGCTGTGGAAGAACTACGGCTGGACCGAATTGTACGAAATCATTCCAGGTTTCATCTTTGCCTCGCTGGCTATCGTGATTGTCAGTTTGATGGGCCGCAAGCCTTCGGCTTCCATCGACAAACGTTTCAGCGATGCCGAAGCGGTGTATCGCTCAGTCTAG
- the efeU gene encoding iron uptake transporter permease EfeU — protein sequence MFVPFLIMFREGLEAALIVSLIASYLQRTQRGQWLGTVWLGVIIAAALCLGLGIVINETTGEFPQKEQELFEGLVAVVAVCILTYMVFWMRKVSKSIKVHLEGAIDQALNANRGQGWALVAMVFFAVAREGLESVFFLLAAFQQDVGIEAPIGAVLGLVAAIILGFAIYYGGVKLQLAKFFKWTSLFILFVAAGLAAGAIRAFHEAGLWNGLQATAFDLSNVLSTDSLFGTLLEGIFGYQQAPSVSEVIVYFLYLIPALILFFLPSQKQPGGATVGQKTQR from the coding sequence ATGTTTGTTCCATTTCTGATTATGTTCCGCGAGGGGCTTGAAGCTGCCCTGATTGTCAGCCTGATTGCAAGCTATCTCCAACGCACGCAGCGCGGACAGTGGCTGGGAACCGTCTGGCTGGGGGTGATTATCGCCGCCGCGCTCTGTCTGGGGCTGGGTATCGTCATCAACGAAACGACCGGCGAATTCCCGCAGAAAGAGCAGGAGCTGTTCGAGGGGCTTGTGGCGGTCGTTGCCGTCTGCATCCTGACCTACATGGTGTTCTGGATGCGCAAGGTGTCCAAGTCCATCAAGGTTCATCTTGAAGGGGCAATCGATCAGGCGCTGAACGCCAATCGGGGGCAGGGCTGGGCGCTGGTCGCCATGGTGTTTTTCGCCGTGGCACGCGAAGGGCTGGAATCGGTGTTCTTCCTGCTTGCAGCCTTTCAGCAGGATGTGGGCATTGAAGCCCCGATTGGTGCCGTACTCGGCCTGGTGGCGGCCATCATTCTCGGATTTGCGATTTATTACGGCGGTGTAAAACTGCAACTGGCCAAATTTTTCAAATGGACCAGCCTGTTTATCCTGTTCGTTGCGGCAGGGCTGGCGGCGGGTGCCATTCGTGCCTTCCATGAAGCCGGACTGTGGAACGGCCTGCAGGCTACGGCCTTCGATTTAAGCAATGTGCTGTCGACCGATTCTCTGTTCGGCACGCTGCTGGAAGGCATATTTGGTTATCAGCAGGCGCCCTCGGTCAGTGAGGTTATCGTGTATTTCCTCTATCTGATCCCGGCGTTGATTCTCTTTTTCCTGCCTTCTCAGAAACAGCCCGGCGGCGCGACCGTGGGTCAAAAAACACAGCGCTAA